The Flavobacterium johnsoniae UW101 genomic interval CCCGCCTGCAACGGGGACGTGAATGACGAAGAGGACACCGAAAGCATCCCAATGCACAAATACATTTCCTTTATTTCGCATACCAAAGGATGGCTCTATGAAACCCTTGAGCAGAGCATCAACAATGAATTCAACGAATACAGCCAGATGCACGAGCCGACCATCTCGAAAAGATTCGACATTGGCACGCGGAAGCACCAAAGCCTGGATTTCGAGCGCAGGTTCTTTTCCCTCTTGGATGACCTGTGCGGACTGCTGTACAACTACAAATCAAACGACGATGAATAATAGAAACTATATTTCCGAACAGCTGGGCGTCCTTTACCATCCCACCTCCGCACTTGTGTTCTATCAGAGCCAGTCTGCGGACAGGTCGGTGTATGTCGAGCATTTCGATATGGACGGGGACGGAATGCCTGTCAACGCACACCCGCTTACCGAGCGTGAGGCGCAGGCGCTTGCAAAGGCTTTAATGACCGAAAAGCAGAAGCAGACCGCCTTTCTGAAATCCGAAGGCATCCTGCCCGCAAACATACTGCATATCATGCCAAGCCCTGACAGGGGCGCTGTGCTTTGGTATACCAAACCCCAAGAGAGAACCCTGCATTTCATAGAAAGCCTTGAAATTGCGGACGGCAAGGCGCACATGCCTGCCATGATATGGCAGGCGACAAGAAACAGCCTCAGGGTATTTGCCATTGCCGGCAATAGAAGACCTACCGAAAAGACAGCCCTCTGCCATGCACCTCTTTTGAACATCTACGAGGACGGCAGGGTATGCATGGGGTCGGTCAGCATCAGCATCAAAAACTCCGCCTCGCTTGAAGAATTTACAGGGGCGTGGGAGGATTATTTCTTCAACAGCTACTTCAGCCACCTCATAGGCAAAAATAGTCCCGTAAAAGGATGCTGCATAAGCCTGTGGAAAGACCTGATTGCATCAGGAAGACCTTTCCCTGCCGAAGTATTGAAAAAAAACAGCAGAACACTTAAAAGCCTACTGCCATGAAAACAGAAAAGACCAAAATGCATTTTGCCGACACCTATCTCATCAGCCCCACAAACCCGCTTACAGTAAACCTTATAGGCGCTGGCGGTACAGGCTCGAAAGTGCTGACCGCCCTCATGGAAATGAACTTCAGCCTGATAGCGCTCGGTCATGCAGGGCTTTGTGTCCGCCTTTGGGATGACGACCTGATAAGCGACGCCAATCTCGGAAGACAGCGTTTTGCGCCCTGCGAAACAGGACTGCACAAATCCGTTGCCCTTATCAACCGTGCCAACCGCTTCATGGGTACGGACTGGAAAGCCGAAAGCGTAAAATTTGAAAAGGATGCACTCGGCAGACTGCCCAAAAATGCGCAGGCAAATTTGTACATCACCTGCACCGACAGCGTGCAGTCCCGCTTCAAGGTTGCGGAAATCCTCGCCTCGCTTCAACGAAACATTCCGCAGAGGGACACTCCAAAATATTGGATGGATTTCGGCAACAGCCAGCATGCGGGGCAGGTCTTACTGTCCACCATTTCTGAAATCAGACAGCCCGATTCCCAAATCTATCAGACTGTCCCTGTCCTGCCCTTTGTCACCGACGAATTCGGGGAACTGCTCCAAGAGTCCGAAACTCTTGACGGCACACCGAGCTGTTCGCTTGCCGAAAGCCTTGAGAAGCAGGATCTGTTCATCAACTCGGCTCTTGCGCAGTTGGGATGCTCCCTCCTTTGGAATCTGTTCCGTTTCGGGATGACTGAAAACAGGGGATTCTTCCTAAACCTCAAAAACTTCCAGTCCAATCGCCTCAAAGTGGGATGACCCGCAGATGCGGGCGGCAAAAATGGCTCCCTTCCTCCGGTCGGGTGCCTTTTTGCGTTTTGGCGGTGCATCCCTAATGCCAAAAGGCACAGAGCGCCGTTTTACCATAAGCGATGCGGGAAGCTTTCATAAGGGATTCCATATCCCTTGAGCTTTCCTGCGGGCTTCTTTTCTTTCCGCTCCGGCGTCCAAAGAAAAGATTCTGTGTTATAATTCAAGTTTTTTATCAGTTTTATTTGAAATTGAAAAGGTCTTTTCTAAATCTCTTAAATAAAAAAAGGAAATATTTTTGTTTTTAAATACATTATCGTAATATTGCGATGTATTATTACAGACAAGATGGGCGTAACAAAAACAGAAATATTTACAGAACAGCAAAATAGTTTAGCAACCACTTTAAAGGCACTGGCTCATCCTGCCCGAATTGCTATCCTGCAGTACATCATTAAACAGAACGCTTGCATTTGTAATGACTTAGTGGAAGAATTGGGATTGGCACAGGCTACGATTTCACAACATTTAAAAGAACTTAAAAATATTGGTATCATCAAAGGAAGCATCGAGGGAACCAGTGTATGTTACTGCATTGATGAAAATGTTTGGCAGCAGATAAAAAATGAACTCAATATGTTCTTTGTAGATAATGTAGGGGTTTATAAATGCTGTTAAGCATTTTTTTTAATATATTAATCGTAATAAAGCAATATAACAATTAAATAAAAAACAATGAAAATATCAAAAATCAAAGAAATCTTACCAGCATTAGATAATGTTGAATTCCAATTAGAGAACGGAATATTTGTACCGGAACATTTCCACGTTACGGAAGTTGGGCAAATCACTAAAAATTTTATTGACTGCGGTGGCGTAGTTCGCACCGAAAAAGTTGTCAATTTTCAATTATGGAATGCCAACGATTTTGAACACAGGTTAAAGCCAACCAAATTATTAAGCATCATCAAACTTTCGGAAGAAAAACTGGGTATCGAAGATGCCGAGATAGAAGTGGAATACCAAAGCGAAACAATTGGTAAATATGATTTGGATTTTAACGGAAACCATTTTGTATTAAAGAACAAACAGACCGCTTGTTTAGCGCAAGATACTTGCGGTATTCCTACTGAAAAGCAAAAGAAAAATTTGGCAGCATTACCAGCGAATAATGCTTGTACACCCGGTGGCGGATGCTGTTAATCATAAAATCAAAAGAGAAATATGGAACATTTCAATCGAAAATCCCACTGGGAAAATATTTACGAGAGCAAACCTTTAGAAACCGTGAGCTGGTATCAGCCTAATCCTGAAACTTCTCTCCATTTTGTTCATCAATTCAACTTGCCAAAGACGGCTAAAATTATTGATATAGGTGGTGGAGATAGTTTTTTTGTTGACCATTTACTTGAGCTGGATTACGAAGATATTACTGTTATGGATATTTCAAATGCCGCTATCCAACGGGCAAAGGAAAGATTAGGCAGTAAAAGCGATAGAATAAAATGGATCGTATCAGATGTTTCAGATTTTATACCTACGGAGCAATATGACTTTTGGCACGACAGGGCAGCATTTCATTTCCTGACGGATAAAAACGAGATAGAAAATTATGTAGAAACTACAACCAAAGCTATTCCCCAAAATGGCATTTTGGTAATTGGCACTTTTTCCAAACAAGGTCCTACAAAATGCAGCGGTATTGAAATTAAGCAATATTCAGAACAGACAATGACAGATTTGTTTCAAAATCATTTTCAAAAAATAGGCTGTATTACCATTGACCATACGACACCATCTGAAACCAATCAGAATTTTGTATTCTGCAGTTTTCGTAAAAATTAAAGATCAAATTATGTATTCAGTATTAATAAAAACAATCGAGCAGTTACAACTGCAAAATATCAGCGAGGAGCGCAAAGTAATATTACAACCGCTGATCGATTTTGTACAGCAAAAGATAAACGACAAACAAGATATAAATATCAACTTCATTTGTACGCATAATTCCCGCAGAAGCCATTTGTCGCAGGTTTGGGCACAGGCAGCAGCAGCACGTTTTAACATACCAAATTTAAACTGTTATTCGGGCGGTACAGAAGAAACGGCACTATTCCCTAAAGTAGCAGAAACATTAACTAATCAAGGATTTAACATTTTCAAAATTACAGACACTCATAATCCTGTATATGCTATAAAGTACAGCGATAATACTTTACCTGTAATTGGCTTTTCTAAAAAGTATGATAGTCCTTTCAATCCTGTATCAGCGTTTGCAGCTATTATGACCTGTTCACAGGCTGACGGCGGATGCCCCTTTATTGCAGGAGCGGAAAGGAGAATCCCCATCACATTTGAAGACCCCAAAATTTCAGATCATACACCAGAACAATCAAAGGTGTATGCTGAAAGAAGTTTGCAGATAGCAGCGGAAATGTTTTATGTCTTCTCAAAAATCAGCCGATAAGTCATGCAAGTAAAATTAAAATTTCTTGACCGTT includes:
- a CDS encoding class I SAM-dependent methyltransferase, with the protein product MEHFNRKSHWENIYESKPLETVSWYQPNPETSLHFVHQFNLPKTAKIIDIGGGDSFFVDHLLELDYEDITVMDISNAAIQRAKERLGSKSDRIKWIVSDVSDFIPTEQYDFWHDRAAFHFLTDKNEIENYVETTTKAIPQNGILVIGTFSKQGPTKCSGIEIKQYSEQTMTDLFQNHFQKIGCITIDHTTPSETNQNFVFCSFRKN
- a CDS encoding ArsR/SmtB family transcription factor gives rise to the protein MGVTKTEIFTEQQNSLATTLKALAHPARIAILQYIIKQNACICNDLVEELGLAQATISQHLKELKNIGIIKGSIEGTSVCYCIDENVWQQIKNELNMFFVDNVGVYKCC
- a CDS encoding PRTRC system ThiF family protein yields the protein MKTEKTKMHFADTYLISPTNPLTVNLIGAGGTGSKVLTALMEMNFSLIALGHAGLCVRLWDDDLISDANLGRQRFAPCETGLHKSVALINRANRFMGTDWKAESVKFEKDALGRLPKNAQANLYITCTDSVQSRFKVAEILASLQRNIPQRDTPKYWMDFGNSQHAGQVLLSTISEIRQPDSQIYQTVPVLPFVTDEFGELLQESETLDGTPSCSLAESLEKQDLFINSALAQLGCSLLWNLFRFGMTENRGFFLNLKNFQSNRLKVG
- a CDS encoding arsenate-mycothiol transferase ArsC, whose amino-acid sequence is MYSVLIKTIEQLQLQNISEERKVILQPLIDFVQQKINDKQDININFICTHNSRRSHLSQVWAQAAAARFNIPNLNCYSGGTEETALFPKVAETLTNQGFNIFKITDTHNPVYAIKYSDNTLPVIGFSKKYDSPFNPVSAFAAIMTCSQADGGCPFIAGAERRIPITFEDPKISDHTPEQSKVYAERSLQIAAEMFYVFSKISR
- a CDS encoding PRTRC system protein B, with the protein product MNNRNYISEQLGVLYHPTSALVFYQSQSADRSVYVEHFDMDGDGMPVNAHPLTEREAQALAKALMTEKQKQTAFLKSEGILPANILHIMPSPDRGAVLWYTKPQERTLHFIESLEIADGKAHMPAMIWQATRNSLRVFAIAGNRRPTEKTALCHAPLLNIYEDGRVCMGSVSISIKNSASLEEFTGAWEDYFFNSYFSHLIGKNSPVKGCCISLWKDLIASGRPFPAEVLKKNSRTLKSLLP
- a CDS encoding DUF6428 family protein, whose protein sequence is MKISKIKEILPALDNVEFQLENGIFVPEHFHVTEVGQITKNFIDCGGVVRTEKVVNFQLWNANDFEHRLKPTKLLSIIKLSEEKLGIEDAEIEVEYQSETIGKYDLDFNGNHFVLKNKQTACLAQDTCGIPTEKQKKNLAALPANNACTPGGGCC